The DNA region TGGAGACCCGTAGGCATCCCGATCGACGGTCGATGGAACGACATTTATCTACTGAAAGCAACGGCCTACGGAGAAAATTTTTCCAGCTGGACAATTTTAGAAATTTTTGGTCAAAAATCGGCCTCATTCGGAAATATTCGGACAAAAATGTCCGGGATTTCGTCGCATTTTGGACAATTGCGCCTCTCAGCAGCGCATGTTGGACATTTCAGCACCCCTGGGTGCAACCGGATGGCGCAAACAAAAACCGCGATCGCCGAGGCAACCGCGGTTTCATAAGTCAGACCTGTTTCTTGAAATCAGGCGGCGGGGGCAACGGCCGCCGGCTTGCGGTAGTGGTGCTCGCCGGTAATTCCGAGGAGGAAATTGATCTGGGGTCGGGCTTTGACGAGGTCATCGATCGAATATTCCGAGAGCACGCCGAAGAAGGCGTTCAACGCCTTGCGCAGCGCCGAGTTCAGGCCACAGCTGTCGACCAGCGGGCATTCGACCATGCCGTCATCCTCGAAGCATTCGGCCATGGCGAAACTGTCTTCCGTGACCCGGACGACGTCGAAGAGCGTGATCTCGGGTGCCGGCTTGCCCAGGCGCACACCGCCGTTGCGGCCGCGCACGGTTTCGACCAGACCGGCCTTGTTCAGCGGCTGCAGGATCTTGAAAAGAAAGAGTTCGGAAACCCCGTAGGCCTTGGCAATTTCCGGAATCCGGCTCAGCTGCCCTTCGTTGGCAGCACAATACATCAACATGCGAACCGCATAGTTGGTCTGCTTCGTCAACCGCATGCCGATCTCCTGACTCGTGCCTGTTCAGACGTATATAGGCGGTTTGGTAGTTTTGAACAATTCCAAAATATGAAATTCGCATTCAGCTTATGAGGCCATTTGCCGCGAGGCCAATGCTCCACGATCTTCTGGTTATGGTCCAAAATGGCCTGCCAACGCCCAAATGAACGGGGGCCAAAAGGCCCCCGAATTGCAGATCGATCTGTCGCACAGATTACTTCATCGTCGGCATGACGAATTCGGCGCCGCTCTTGATGCCGGACGGCCAGCGGGCGGTGACGGTCTTGGTCTTCGTCCAGAACTTGATCGAATCCGTGCCGTGCTGGTTGAGGTCGCCGAAGCTCGATGCCTTCCAGCCGCCGAAGGAGTGATAGGCGAGCGGAACCGGGATCGGAACGTTGATGCCGATCATGCCGATATTGATGCGCGAGGCGAAATCGCGGGCGGCGTCGCCGTCGCGGGTATAGATCGCGACGCCGTTGCCGTATTCGTGCTTCATCGGCAGCGACAGCGCTTCCTCGTAGTTCTGGGCGCGAAC from Rhizobium sp. NLR16a includes:
- the rirA gene encoding iron-responsive transcriptional regulator RirA — protein: MRLTKQTNYAVRMLMYCAANEGQLSRIPEIAKAYGVSELFLFKILQPLNKAGLVETVRGRNGGVRLGKPAPEITLFDVVRVTEDSFAMAECFEDDGMVECPLVDSCGLNSALRKALNAFFGVLSEYSIDDLVKARPQINFLLGITGEHHYRKPAAVAPAA